The Pangasianodon hypophthalmus isolate fPanHyp1 chromosome 13, fPanHyp1.pri, whole genome shotgun sequence genome includes a window with the following:
- the LOC113527907 gene encoding apoptosis regulator BAX, protein MSNEGTPDGQIGEALLIRVVKDQMVNAIKGGSVSVPSLPDVQPLPNVQHQNLLDQLAQSVKVIGDQLNQEQNFNHQIDGLARLGDRKIFSKLVEGVFSDGQINWGRIIVLYYAVGKLAVKMVLANLPRVFSELLDSCLDFFRTKLLVWICKMGGWISSISALTQFSIEHISASSFCTIPSAELVVAFVCGILLGSAIVWKLNRSS, encoded by the exons ATGTCTAACGAAGGAACACCAG ATGGCCAAATTGGAGAAGCTCTCTTAATCAG GGTGGTTAAGGATCAGATGGTGAACGCGATTAAAGGAGGAAGCGTCTCTGTTCCAAGCCTTCCAGACGTTCAACCTTTACCCAATGTGCAGCATCAGAATCTGTTGGATCAGCTGGCACAGTCAGTTAAAGTGATCGGTGACCAGCTTAATCAGGAACAAAACTTTAATCA CCAGATCGATGGTTTAGCACGTCTGGGTGATAGGAAGATTTTTTCAAAGCTTGTGGAGGGTGTCTTCAGTGATGGACAGATCAACTGGGGAAGAATCATTGTGCTGTACTACGCAGTAGGAAAGCTGGCTGTAAAG ATGGTACTGGCTAACTTGCCCAGAGTGTTCTCGGAACTACTGGATTCATGTTTGGATTTCTTCAGGACGAAGCTTTTGGTATGGATTTGCAAAATGGGCGGATGG ATCAGCAGCATTTCAGCACTGACCCAGTTCTCTATTGAGCATATCTCTGCTTCCTCCTTCTGCACCATCCCATCTGCTGAACTTGTCGTGGCCTTCGTCTGTGGCATTCTGTTGGGTAGCGCCATTGTCTGGAAACTCAACAGAAGCagctaa
- the LOC113528389 gene encoding toll-like receptor 13: protein MQFFYFVFTNLLTCVLCWVSEKCLVFEDYLDVNIVGECPKSNLTGYCRDVSNVALDLAGIPSQIEVLCLDLVKDSSLHPYSLSRFQKLMNLQIIGSISAVLPGAFKNLLSLQSLEINCLQSLNFSLLSEILSDLKNVTTLSFINCRLSSMAIDVFKGLVKLEKLAFINSIEDFSEMLCRLTFVSSSLNYLYVDAGHLVILRQPNCTFPNGTSFDVEEFLGIENVSLTLDRVRVMDKTVLKYFKKISLLAIEFTAFEVIKSEITKVDTLLIKYFAEKLSSIEEICDSAHEHLMTALSVTFSYVTDSFVPNLDKCMWLESFDMTAISSQDKSINLTFINVLRNLITLTINWRLTPESNNRDRALALCENQGDLVTKLKTVNLQTNIFRTISYRYFSCLQDLEVLQWMYSDIEHIEDFTFNNTNLLKILDLSSNKISQLTKYTFFGLSNLKTLLINENKLLVIEAVTLIHLTSVEFVSLGVFQYPSSEPSKIQINLSVPENLTKLYISSGIKPMTLILSNSRKSKAGLSLHVCGQSVTFQDCDNNLFKSLVQLTAETEQLLCGQSFPGQFLKSLKHFIIKANHKTEQMNLTDLNQLVNLKSLVLFNVDLSHQSGLDVIFRNLSNLEYLYMSFCSVPLLEKDMSRDLKSLKVLFLHVADVFSVMENFVEPLKNLRYLIMKQAVLHCSCDNAWITNWAKYQQRVQVYFHGSSLERLPCKTAEGTKFLHKYAQDYCFIDLDFLLFASTSLGLVFFMLVVLLHQLAGDYLLAFFHIARAWVEEAMRANRKGHYHYDVFVSYCGKDERWVVDELLPNLEKRGPPFLRLCLHSRDFELGKDIVENITDSLYRSRHTLCLVSCNYLRSNWCSLEMRLATYRLLAEHRDVLVLVFLEKVPHQLLNVHHRLSRLMKTRTYIDWPQDPALHNAFWDRLWTKLTSETAT from the coding sequence atgcagtttttttattttgttttcacaaACCTTCTGACTTGTGTGCTGTGTTGGGTGTCTGAAAAATGTTTGGTCTTTGAAGATTACTTGGATGTAAACATAGTAGGTGAATGTCCCAAAAGTAACCTAACAGGATACTGCAGAGACGTCTCCAATGTGGCACTTGATCTTGCTGGAATTCCATCTCAAATTGAAGTCCTCTGTTTGGACCTTGTGAAGGATTCGAGTCTGCATCCTTATTCTCTCTCAAGGTTTCAGAAGCTCATGAACTTACAAATCATAGGATCCATCTCTGCTGTCCTCCCTGGagcttttaaaaatcttttgagTCTGCAAAGTCTGGAAATTAACTGCTTACAATCTTTAAATTTCTCCCTTTTGTCTGAGATTCTCAGTGACCTTAAGAATGTCACAACTCTTTCATTCATCAACTGCCGGCTCTCATCCATGGCAATAGACGTGTTCAAAGGACTCGTGAAGTTGGAAAAACTCGCATTCATAAACAGCATAGAAGACTTTTCTGAGATGTTGTGCAGATTAACATTTGTGTCATCATCATTAAACTATTTATATGTGGATGCTGGCCATTTAGTTATTCTTAGACAGCCAAATTGCACTTTTCCTAATGGGACTTCTTTTGATGTTGAAGAATTCCTTGGAATTGAAAATGTCAGTCTTACTCTTGACAGGGTTAGAGTAATGGATAAAACAGTGTTGAAATACTTCAAGAAAATTTCTCTTTTAGCAATAGAATTTACTGCATTTGAAGTTATAAAATCTGAAATTACAAAAGTAGATACTTTActgataaaatattttgctgAGAAGTTAAGCAGTATTGAAGAAATCTGTGACTCTGCACATGAACATTTGATGACTGCATTGAGTGTAACATTCTCATATGTAACTGATTCGTTCGTGCCCAATTTAGATAAATGCATGTGGCTTGAAAGCTTTGATATGACGGCAATTAGTAGTCAAGATAAAtcaattaatttaacattcatCAACGTTTTGAGAAACCTTATAACACTGACGATTAATTGGAGGCTTACCCCGGAGAGTAATAATAGAGATAGGGCTTTGGCACTGTGTGAAAATCAGGGTGATCTTGTCACAAAACTCAAGACAGTGAATCTTCAGACAAACATTTTCAGAACTATCAGCTACAGATATTTTAGTTGCCTACAAGATCTTGAGGTACTGCAATGGATGTACAGTGACATTGAACATATTGAAGATTTTACGTTTAACAAtacaaatttgcttaaaattCTGGACCTCAGTTCTAATAAAATATCTCAACTTACAAAATATACCTTCTTCGGTTTATCTAACCTAAAAACTCTCCtaattaatgaaaataagtTGCTTGTCATTGAGGCAGtgactttaattcatttaacaTCTGTAGAGTTTGTAAGTTTGGGAGTTTTTCAGTATCCCTCCTCTGAACCTTCAAAGATCCAGATCAACCTCAGCGTTCCTGAAAATTTGACTAAGTTGTACATCAGCTCTGGAATAAAACCAATGACCCTTATTTTAAGCAACAGCAGGAAATCTAAAGCGGGCCTCAGCCTCCATGTTTGTGGCCAGTCTGTGACTTTTCAGGATTGTGACAATAACCTTTTCAAATCTCTTGTCCAATTAACTGCAGAGACAGAGCAGTTGCTTTGTGGTCAGTCTTTTCCTGGGCAATTCCTCAAGTCTCTGAAGCACTTTATTATCAAAGCAAATCACAAGACAGAACAAATGAACTTGACAGATTTGAACCAACTGGTCAACCTAAAGAGTCTGGTCCTTTTTAATGTAGATTTGTCTCATCAGTCTGGTCTTGATGTGATTTTTCGCAACCTCTCCAATCTGGAGTATCTATATATGTCCTTTTGCTCTGTACCTTTGTTGGAGAAAGACATGAGCAGAGACCTGAAGTCACTAAAAGTGCTGTTTTTGCATGTAGCtgatgtgttcagtgtgatggAAAACTTTGTAGAGCCCCTGAAAAACCTTCGATATCTTATCATGAAACAAGCAGTTCTACACTGTAGCTGTGACAACGCTTGGATTACCAATTGGGCAAAGTATCAACAGAGAGTTCAAGTGTATTTCCATGGGAGCTCACTTGAAAGGCTGCCATGTAAAACTGCAGAGGGAACCAAGTTcctgcataagtatgcacaagACTACTGTTTTATTGATTTGGACTTTCTCCTTTTTGCCTCCACCTCGCTGGGACTGGTGTTCTTCATGCTGGTAGTGCTGCTCCATCAGCTGGCTGGAGATTATCTGCTGGCTTTCTTTCACATAGCTCGTGCCTGGGTAGAGGAGGCCATGAGGGCAAACAGAAAAGGACATTACCACTACGATGTTTTTGTGTCCTACTGCGGGAAGGATGAGCGCTGGGTGGTGGATGAACTTCTGCCCAACCTGGAGAAACGTGGACCCCCTTTCCTCAGGCTTTGCCTGCACAGCAGGGACTTTGAACTGGGAAAGGACATTGTGGAGAACATCACGGACAGCCTCTACAGAAGCCGACACACCCTCTGCCTGGTTAGCTGCAATTACCTCCGGAGTAACTGGTGCTCTTTGGAGATGCGTTTGGCAACTTATAGATTGCTGGCTGAACACAGGGACGTTCTCGTTCTGGTCTTCCTGGAGAAGGTTCCTCATCAACTCTTAAATGTACACCATAGACTGTCCCGGCTGATGAAAACCCGGACCTACATAGACTGGCCACAAGACCCAGCCTTGCATAATGCATTCTGGGATAGACTATGGACAAAGCTTACATCTGAAACTGCAACCTag